In bacterium, the sequence AATACTTACCCCTTATCACTTATTTAAGATGTTTATTTGCTTTTTCTTACCGTTATTATTATGGCTATATCTACCCATTCGTGCTTCTACCAATCCTATCCATAATTGGGGTGACCCTCAAACCGTAGATAGATTTATAGAGCATATCCGTGGCGGACAATATGGCTATTATTTTTCATCCTCAATTAAAGAACTCGCCATTAGAATATTTACTCATCTTACCAGGTTTTTTCCACATCAATGGACGCTTTATCTGGTTTGGGTTGGAATAGTAGGGATGATAGGACTTTTTAAGCAAAGGCAGAGGATGTTTATTTTCCTGACATTATTAGTCTTAACCGATATACTTCATTCTATCCGATACACCATCATTAACATAGAAGATTACTACATCCCGTCATTTGCTGTCTTTGGAGTTTTTACTGGATATGGTTTGTGGAACATAATGAGGTATTTAAAAAAATATTTATCCCCCTACCCTTTACTCCTTTTAGGACTCCTGCCCCTTATCCCATATAATCTGCACTTATTTCAAAGCGATAAAAGCCAACACTTTTTTGCTTATGATTACAAAACTAATATCCTCAACCAGCTGAAGCCTGATGCCATACTTTTTAGTGAAGATGACAATATTGGTTTTACCTTATGGTATCTTTGCTATTGTGAGAAAGAGCGACCGGATATTGATTTACTTGACACGGTCTTTATCCAATATAAATGGTATGCTAATCGAATAAAACCTTTGCATTCTGATTATCCAGAGCAGTTACCTCAAGCCCTCTCTGGTGAGATAATCACGCGAATTAAATTAAATAATATTATTCATAATAACATTAACTCAAGACCAATTTATGTCTTTTCGGACGCGTGGGTAGATAAAAAATATGGGCTTGTTCCAGAAGGGATGTGTTGGCGGGTAGTAGGACACAAGGTAGATAATAAAGAGATGTTCGATGAACTTGAAAAAAATAAGATAGAGTTTAAGATTAGAGGACTAAATAAATCTATTTACAAAGGCTGGCGAGAAGAGGCAATTATAAATAACTATGCTAATTCATATTCTACCTATGGAGGAATTTATGGAAATATGGGATTCTACGACAAGGCAATTATTGAGTTACAAAAGGCGCTTAAATTAAACCCTGAGTCTGCAAATGCACATTATAATCTTGAGATAGCTTATAAGAGGTTAAAGGGAGTCAGCCCTTGAATAGGGAATTTAGTCGTAAATTACATATTCAAGGGTTGCTCCCATTTTTTTTATTGACATCAGAGGAAGAAGGTATTATAATTCATAATTATGCAGATTCTTGAGTTTTATATCTTACGGACATTCTGGAAACCCTTTGTGACGAGCCTTTTCTTCTTTAGTGGATTAATTATCATTACCCGCTTTTTTACCCAGTCAACGTTATTGATAGAAACGCAACTCTCTCCTTTAATCTTTACTGAGTATTTCCTCTGTCAAATACCTTTTGCTCTGGTGTTAGTCAGTCCGGTTGCGGTATTATTAGCCTGCCTGTTTTCCCTGGGGAGTCTTGCCCATCATAACGAAATTATGGCAATGAAATCATCTGGCGTCCATTCATACCGTATTATTTTACCTATTTTGTTATCTGCATTGTTCATTAGTTTCTTAATTACAGGTTTTAATAATTCTATTGTTCCAAAGGCTAACCAGAGGGTAAGTAAAATAAA encodes:
- a CDS encoding DUF2723 domain-containing protein, producing MGKKKKQLTQKQKSKHSSFSKMLEFIIAKDEPIVSNLFSFIDYLCGILVFLIVFGIYLHTLTPSIALHDAGDMVTAAYVLGIPHPTGYPLYCLLGKFWITILPIGNIAYRMNMLSALCASLACLMVYFTILKLATNSPQRIKNDFFSFKFIAASVGAFMLAFAVTFWEQALIAEKYTLNALFATLLIFILLKWYESLNSPDTHKPQFYLYLFSFTLGLSFTHHMQSIFLIPPAIYLIAVITYQMKKEKTRKILTPYHLFKMFICFFLPLLLWLYLPIRASTNPIHNWGDPQTVDRFIEHIRGGQYGYYFSSSIKELAIRIFTHLTRFFPHQWTLYLVWVGIVGMIGLFKQRQRMFIFLTLLVLTDILHSIRYTIINIEDYYIPSFAVFGVFTGYGLWNIMRYLKKYLSPYPLLLLGLLPLIPYNLHLFQSDKSQHFFAYDYKTNILNQLKPDAILFSEDDNIGFTLWYLCYCEKERPDIDLLDTVFIQYKWYANRIKPLHSDYPEQLPQALSGEIITRIKLNNIIHNNINSRPIYVFSDAWVDKKYGLVPEGMCWRVVGHKVDNKEMFDELEKNKIEFKIRGLNKSIYKGWREEAIINNYANSYSTYGGIYGNMGFYDKAIIELQKALKLNPESANAHYNLEIAYKRLKGVSP